Proteins from a single region of Gossypium arboreum isolate Shixiya-1 chromosome 1, ASM2569848v2, whole genome shotgun sequence:
- the LOC128280410 gene encoding secreted RxLR effector protein 161-like, translating into MQNCKATNTLVAVGEKLSSQGDFEKVSESTYRSLVGCLFNLIATRSDIMYVVSPLSRFMHCCNINHFQVAKRVLRYIKGTLNFGVMFTRVERMKLLGFAENYWAGSIDNMKSTSGHLFTLRSTVFFWSSKKQSIATQSTVKAKYVADLGVIN; encoded by the coding sequence ATGCAAAATTGCAAGGCAACTAACACTCTAGTTGCTGTTGGAGAAAAATTGTCAAGCCAAGGTGATTTTGAGAAAGTGAGTGAATCAACCTATAGAAGCTTGGTGGGATGTTTGTTCAACTTAATAGCCACAAGATCAGACATAATGTATGTAGTTAGTCCCTTATCCAGGTTCATGCATTGCTGCAACATTAACCACTTTCAAGTTGCAAAGAGAGTACTGAGGTACATCAAGGGAACTCTGAACTTTGGAGTCATGTTCACCAGAGTTGAAAGGATGAAGCTTCTTGGTTTTGCAGAAAATTACTGGGCAGGATCGATAGATAATATGAAAAGCACCTCAGGGCATCTGTTTACCCTTCGTTCAACTGTTTTCTTTTGGAGCTCAAAGAAACAATCCATTGCAACTCAATCAACAGTTAAAGCAAAATATGTAGCAGATCTAGGAGTCATTAACTAA
- the LOC108480849 gene encoding LOW QUALITY PROTEIN: 40S ribosomal protein S14 (The sequence of the model RefSeq protein was modified relative to this genomic sequence to represent the inferred CDS: inserted 1 base in 1 codon) gives MSRRKVREPKEENTTLGPAVRDGEHVFGVAHIFASFNDTFIHVTDLSGRETMVRITGGMKVKADRDESSPYAAMLAAQDVSQRCKELGITALHIKLRATGGNKTKTPGPGAQSALRALARSGMKIGRIEDVTPXPTDSTQRKGGRREEGCDSLLHICYSAAAAGGLTLGILFAFETIF, from the exons ATG TCGAGGAGAAAGGTTAGGGAGCCCAAGGAGGAGAATACTACCCTTGGGCCGGCTGTACGAGACGGCGAACATGTTTTCGGGGTGGCTCACATTTTTGCTTCATTTAATGACACATTTATT CATGTAACAGATTTGTCTGGAAGGGAAACAATGGTTCGCATTACGG GTGGTATGAAGGTGAAAGCTGATAGGGATGAGTCTTCCCCTTATGCCGCCATGCTTGCAGCACAAGATGTTTCTCAACGCTGCAAG GAGTTGGGTATTACAGCCCTTCATATAAAGCTTCGAGCTACTGGAGGGAACAAAACCAAGACACCTGGTCCTGGTGCTCAGTCAGCACTTAGAGCCCTCGCTCGTTCTGGCATGAAAATTGGACGCATAG AGGATGTCACCC TTCCCACCGATAGTACTCAGAGAAAGGGTGGCAGACGCGAAGAAGGCTGTGATTCTTTGCTTCATATCTGCTACTCAGCCGCTGCTGCTGGCGGTTTGACATTAGGAATTCTCTTTGCTTTTGAAACAATTTTCTGA